The genomic interval AACGGTGGGCTAAAAAAGAATAAAATAGTGATAAGTCTTATTCATGATAAATTTTACGGTATTTCTCGATACTACAAATTAAGCCCCTTCCGGTATTAACTGGAAGGGGCTTTTATATGTCTTTTGCAAGAATAACTAATTGAATTTAAATCCAAATTTCAAAGCCGCTCCGACACCATCATGACTGAAGTCCACCCCGTTCAGGTCAAACCAGCTTCGGGTATAATCTGCTTCGAGTCCAAGGAATAGCGAGTCGTTAAGATCGTAATCTACTCCGGCGAAGCCTTGTATTGACGGTCCATATGCACTTTCTGAGGTTATGCCGCTGCCTACGAAGTAAGAAGCTCCGAATCCGAATCCTGCATAGGGGTGAATGTCTCCGGTGTTCTTCCGCAGGGTCAGCTTGCCAAGAAAGTCGTATATGTTAAGCGCGAGGTCACCTTCTCCGACTCCGTCTATCTGTACGTTTGAAGACTGACGTCTGTAGCGGAGCATCAAGCCGGAAGTGAACCAGTCTGCGAACAAACCGTCTTCCCAGAAATTCATTCCCGTAAGGAAGCTGCTGCCTGTTCCTGCATAGCCGCTTACACCGTCTGCATCAAAGTTAAGTCCTCCTGCATTATAGCCGAGCATGAGATCCATTCTGTATTTCGTCCTATGGCGGCTCTTCTCCCTTAACTCGACTCGAAATCGAGTGCGTTCTGACTCTGTCTCTGGTTGCCGAGCATGTGGCGTTGTCTGCTGCTGGTAGGTCGGGGCTTGTGCCTGATTTTCAGCACTGAAATACCCTCGATTGCGTTGGTGGGAGCTAATTCTCTGATTGCCAGTATGGGCTGATGCCGTGGGCATGCTGTCGTCTACTCGATGTAGTTTGACTAAGCG from Desulfovibrio sp. JC010 carries:
- a CDS encoding porin family protein produces the protein MQIAGYILMLILTLPSSAFAAWQGQIVKVNDAKSYVILKHGHPVPVKLENITFPENTTAESYAKATLDVSSLALSKTATVFEEGTTEDGVTIANIHIDGRCLNDLLVVKKIMKVNDADTIITSNATQKQPARYVDQLPQKAPATQVETVALQNVSDVTPFPAQSNAPAEYYIEVEENDPNSALGFWNNRKKKTKRLVKLHRVDDSMPTASAHTGNQRISSHQRNRGYFSAENQAQAPTYQQQTTPHARQPETESERTRFRVELREKSRHRTKYRMDLMLGYNAGGLNFDADGVSGYAGTGSSFLTGMNFWEDGLFADWFTSGLMLRYRRQSSNVQIDGVGEGDLALNIYDFLGKLTLRKNTGDIHPYAGFGFGASYFVGSGITSESAYGPSIQGFAGVDYDLNDSLFLGLEADYTRSWFDLNGVDFSHDGVGAALKFGFKFN